Proteins encoded by one window of Sorangium aterium:
- a CDS encoding glycosyl hydrolase: MYQAQPQIALENEPRIAKYAWFSGRADNVRHASLLGDDGELNELGQAYVSAPQGPCGASTDR; this comes from the coding sequence TTGTACCAAGCTCAACCGCAAATTGCTCTGGAGAACGAGCCTCGGATCGCGAAGTACGCGTGGTTCTCGGGTCGCGCCGACAACGTCCGGCACGCGAGCTTGCTCGGCGACGACGGCGAGCTCAACGAGCTCGGTCAGGCCTACGTCAGCGCGCCACAGGGCCCGTGCGGAGCCTCGACAGACAGGTAG